The Pan paniscus chromosome 1, NHGRI_mPanPan1-v2.0_pri, whole genome shotgun sequence genome has a segment encoding these proteins:
- the LOC130541133 gene encoding late cornified envelope protein 1F, whose product MSCQQSQQQCQPPPKCTPKCPPKCPTPKCPPKCPPKCPPVSSCCSVSSGGCCGSSSGGCCSSGGGGCCSSGGGGCCLSHHRRRRSHRHRPQSSDCCSQPSAGSSCCGGGSGQHSGGCC is encoded by the coding sequence ATGTCCTGCCAGCAGAGCCAGCAGCAGTGCCAGCCCCCTCCCAAGTGCACTCCCAAGTGCCCTCCCAAGTGCCCCACACCGAAGTGCCCCCCAAAGTGTCCCCCTAAGTGCCCTCCTGTCTCTTCCTGCTGCAGCGTCAGCTCCGGAGGCTGCTGTGGCTCCAGCTCTGGGGGCTGCTGCAGCTCTGGGGGTGGTGGCTGCTGCAGCTCTGGGGGAGGTGGCTGTTGCCTGAGCCACCACAGACGGCGTAGGTCCCACCGCCACAGACCCCAGAGCTCTGACTGCTGCAGCCAGCCCTCAGCGGGCTCCAGCTGCTGCGGAGGGGGCAGTGGCCAGCACTCTGGAGGCTGCTGCTGA
- the LOC130541083 gene encoding late cornified envelope protein 1E gives MSCQQSQQQCQPPPKCTPKCPAPKCPPKCPPVSSCCSVSSGGCCASSSGGGCGSSSGGCCSSGGGGCCLSHHRHRRSHRHRPQSSDCCSQPSGGSSCCGGGSGQHSGGCC, from the coding sequence ATGTCCTGCCAGCAGAGCCAGCAGCAGTGCCAGCCCCCTCCCAAGTGCACTCCCAAGTGCCCCGCCCCTAAATGTCCCCCTAAGTGCCCTCCAGTCTCTTCCTGCTGCAGTGTCAGCTCCGGAGGCTGCTGTGCCTCCAGCTCTGGGGGCGGCTGTGGCTCCAGCTCTGGGGGCTGCTGCAGCTCTGGGGGAGGTGGCTGCTGCCTGAGCCACCACAGGCACCGCAGGTCCCACCGTCACAGACCCCAGAGCTCTGACTGCTGCAGCCAGCCCTCGGGGGGCTCCAGCTGCTGCGGAGGGGGCAGCGGCCAGCACTCTGGAGGCTGCTGCTGA
- the LOC130541084 gene encoding late cornified envelope protein 1C-like, translating into MSCQQSQQQYQPPPKCTPKCPPKCPTPKCPPKCPPKCPPVSSCCSVSSGGCCASSSGGGCGSSSGGCCSSGGGGCCLSHHRRRRSHHHRPQSSDCCSQPSGGSSCCGGGSGQHSGGCC; encoded by the coding sequence ATGTCCTGCCAGCAGAGCCAGCAGCAGTACCAGCCCCCTCCCAAGTGCACTCCCAAGTGCCCTCCCAAGTGTCCCACCCCCAAATGCCCTCCAAAGTGTCCCCCTAAGTGCCCTCCAGTCTCTTCCTGCTGCAGTGTCAGCTCTGGAGGCTGCTGTGCCTCCAGCTCTGGGGGCGGCTGTGGCTCCAGCTCTGGGGGCTGCTGCAGCTCTGGGGGAGGTGGCTGCTGCCTGAGCCACCACAGGCGCCGCAGGTCCCACCATCACAGACCCCAGAGCTCTGACTGCTGCAGCCAGCCCTCGGGGGGCTCCAGCTGCTGCGGAGGGGGCAGCGGCCAGCACTCTGGAGGCTGCTGCTGA